Proteins co-encoded in one Marinobacter qingdaonensis genomic window:
- a CDS encoding branched-chain amino acid ABC transporter permease — MIFEKRTERIFLAIFFLVALCIPLFLEQNSFFVGKATTVLILAVFVMSLDFLVGRVGLVTLGHALFYGLGGYLFVIITPEYEAVNFWLYALAILAISALVALVVGVVVLRTSGIYFIMITLAISQMVYYFFFDSLDFGGNDGLFIFMKPDTSVFGVNFLNLDNPTHFYYLALLAVAVTLVAIKVILRSRFGRIVEASRLNPQRTEALGYNIFAFRLISYIIGSTLAAYAGLLFALQYGYVNPQFMTWEMSGTALVMSILGGMGTIYGALLGTITYEGLQYFFEHMSEDWMLFMGGAIILMVLLLRKGLAGYLEKLLEK, encoded by the coding sequence ATGATTTTCGAAAAACGCACCGAGCGCATCTTCCTGGCGATCTTCTTCCTGGTCGCCCTGTGCATTCCCCTGTTCCTGGAACAGAATTCCTTCTTCGTGGGCAAGGCCACCACCGTGCTGATCCTGGCGGTGTTTGTCATGTCCCTGGATTTCCTGGTCGGCCGGGTCGGCCTGGTCACCCTCGGCCACGCCCTGTTCTACGGCCTGGGCGGCTACCTGTTCGTGATCATCACCCCCGAGTACGAGGCGGTGAACTTCTGGCTCTACGCCCTGGCGATTCTGGCCATCAGCGCCCTGGTCGCGTTGGTGGTGGGGGTGGTGGTGCTGCGCACCTCCGGGATCTACTTCATCATGATCACCCTGGCCATCTCCCAGATGGTCTATTACTTCTTCTTCGACTCCCTGGACTTCGGCGGCAACGACGGCCTGTTCATCTTCATGAAGCCGGACACCAGCGTGTTCGGAGTTAACTTCCTGAACCTGGATAACCCGACCCACTTCTATTACCTGGCGCTGCTGGCGGTGGCCGTGACCCTGGTGGCGATCAAGGTCATCCTGCGCTCGCGCTTCGGCCGCATTGTCGAAGCCAGCCGGCTGAACCCGCAGCGCACCGAGGCCCTGGGCTACAACATCTTCGCCTTCCGGCTGATCAGCTACATCATCGGCAGCACCCTGGCGGCCTACGCCGGTCTGTTATTTGCCCTGCAATACGGCTACGTGAACCCGCAATTCATGACCTGGGAAATGTCCGGCACGGCGCTGGTCATGTCGATCCTGGGCGGCATGGGCACCATCTACGGCGCCCTGCTCGGCACCATCACCTACGAGGGCCTGCAGTACTTCTTCGAGCACATGAGCGAGGACTGGATGCTGTTCATGGGCGGTGCCATCATCCTGATGGTCCTGCTGCTGCGCAAAGGCCTGGCCGGCTACCTGGAAAAACTGCTGGAGAAATGA
- a CDS encoding branched-chain amino acid ABC transporter permease, giving the protein MSTELFFVQLVNGVQYGLLLFLIASGLTLVFGVMGILNLAHGSMYMVGAYLVWYFVTVTGSFTLGALLSAVIALGLGIVIERVLIQRLYNRNHLDQVLLTIGMIFVFNSLQSILWGNDPYGVAVPEALGGAVPFTDNSSYPVYRIFAALICVAIAAALYFVVSKTRLGMLIRAGESNREMVEALGVNIKSLYTIVFAIGVMLAAVSGIIAAPMRSIVPGMGESVLITCFVVVVIGGMGSIKGAFVGALLVGIISTFAAVLVPTMSNMIIYIFMILVLLAKPQGLFAK; this is encoded by the coding sequence ATGTCTACCGAACTTTTCTTCGTGCAACTCGTGAATGGTGTCCAGTACGGGTTGTTGCTGTTCCTGATCGCCTCCGGCCTGACCCTGGTGTTCGGCGTGATGGGCATCCTCAACCTGGCCCATGGCTCCATGTACATGGTCGGTGCCTACCTGGTCTGGTACTTCGTGACCGTCACCGGCAGCTTTACCCTGGGCGCACTGCTGTCGGCGGTGATCGCCCTCGGCCTGGGCATCGTCATCGAGCGGGTGCTGATCCAGCGGCTGTACAATCGCAATCACCTGGACCAGGTGCTGCTGACCATCGGCATGATCTTCGTGTTCAACTCCCTGCAGAGCATCCTCTGGGGCAATGATCCCTACGGCGTCGCCGTGCCTGAGGCCCTGGGCGGTGCGGTGCCTTTCACCGACAACTCCAGCTACCCGGTGTACCGGATCTTTGCCGCATTGATCTGCGTCGCCATCGCCGCCGCGCTCTATTTTGTCGTCAGCAAGACCCGCCTGGGCATGCTGATCCGCGCCGGCGAATCCAACCGCGAGATGGTGGAAGCCCTCGGGGTCAACATCAAGAGCCTGTACACCATCGTGTTTGCCATCGGGGTCATGCTGGCCGCGGTGTCCGGCATCATCGCCGCGCCCATGCGCTCGATCGTGCCGGGCATGGGCGAGAGCGTGCTGATCACCTGTTTCGTGGTGGTGGTCATCGGCGGCATGGGCTCGATCAAGGGCGCCTTCGTGGGCGCGCTGCTGGTCGGCATCATCAGCACCTTCGCCGCAGTCCTGGTGCCCACCATGTCCAATATGATCATTTACATCTTCATGATCCTGGTGCTGCTGGCGAAGCCCCAGGGCCTGTTCGCCAAGTAA
- a CDS encoding ABC transporter substrate-binding protein, whose product MSRIKPLASVVLATTLTAGLSTSALAAAGDPVKIGVMLPFSGIYAQLGEAGRDGLKLALKEHADQLHGAEIEFIELDTEAKPSRAPELASSLLNQHEADFVIGPVHSGVAMGMIKMLRGKDTIMIIPNAGSAAATGPLCSPNVFRTSFSSWQPSYPMGKVALEKGYKKVYAISWNYGMGRESLDAFAESFEAGGGEIVEKVLLPFPSTNFQSHVSDIADENPDAVFTFFAGGGAIKFVKDYDAMGLRGKIPLLGSGFLTEGTLQAQGPAAEGVMTGLHYAEQLDVPKNQQFREAFHTEYGHYPDIYAVQGYDAGQAIANTIDQLKGDISDKQAVIGTMEKLTIDSPRGQFTFSRAHNPVQNIYLREVKDGVNVVQSVAAEALEDPARGCRI is encoded by the coding sequence ATGAGCAGGATCAAACCGCTTGCCAGTGTCGTACTGGCAACCACCCTTACCGCCGGGCTCTCTACCTCTGCCCTGGCGGCCGCCGGCGACCCGGTCAAGATCGGTGTCATGTTGCCGTTCAGTGGTATCTACGCCCAGCTGGGCGAAGCCGGCCGCGACGGTCTGAAGCTGGCGCTCAAGGAGCACGCCGACCAACTGCACGGCGCCGAGATCGAATTCATCGAACTGGACACCGAGGCCAAGCCGTCCCGGGCCCCGGAACTGGCGTCGTCCCTGCTGAACCAGCACGAGGCGGACTTCGTGATCGGGCCGGTGCACTCCGGAGTTGCCATGGGCATGATCAAGATGCTGCGCGGCAAGGACACCATCATGATCATCCCCAACGCCGGCTCGGCCGCGGCCACCGGCCCGCTGTGCTCGCCCAACGTCTTCCGCACCTCGTTCTCGTCCTGGCAGCCGTCCTACCCCATGGGCAAGGTGGCGCTGGAGAAGGGCTACAAAAAGGTCTACGCCATCAGCTGGAACTACGGCATGGGGCGCGAGAGCCTGGACGCCTTCGCCGAATCCTTCGAGGCCGGCGGTGGTGAGATCGTCGAGAAGGTGCTGCTGCCGTTCCCGTCCACCAACTTCCAGTCCCACGTCAGCGACATCGCCGACGAGAATCCGGACGCGGTGTTCACCTTCTTCGCCGGCGGCGGCGCCATCAAGTTCGTCAAGGACTACGACGCCATGGGCCTGCGCGGCAAGATCCCGCTGCTCGGCTCCGGCTTCCTGACCGAAGGCACGCTGCAGGCCCAGGGCCCGGCCGCCGAGGGCGTGATGACCGGCCTGCACTACGCCGAGCAGCTCGACGTGCCCAAGAACCAGCAGTTCCGGGAGGCCTTCCACACCGAGTACGGTCACTACCCGGACATCTACGCGGTGCAGGGCTATGACGCCGGTCAGGCCATCGCCAACACCATCGACCAGCTCAAGGGTGACATTTCCGACAAGCAGGCGGTGATCGGCACCATGGAGAAGCTGACCATCGACAGCCCACGGGGCCAGTTCACCTTCTCCCGGGCCCACAACCCGGTGCAGAACATCTACCTGCGGGAAGTGAAGGACGGCGTCAACGTGGTCCAGAGTGTGGCCGCCGAAGCGCTGGAAGACCCGGCCCGCGGCTGCCGGATCTGA
- a CDS encoding ABC transporter ATP-binding protein, which yields MANDIILETESLSKHWGGIKALNDISLQFRDCQLHGVVGPNGAGKSTLLNMLCGTLTPTSGCIFHKGDRIDGMKPWKFVRRGIGRSFQKTNIYTEVTCLENCAVAAQRRFTGSFNLFASRHANRLVREAAEKALCQVGLEKRMHTVAAEISYGEQRQLELAMVLATDPCILLLDEPMAGMGHEESQRIIELLNELKQSYSIVLVEHDMDAIFELSDQLTVLDNGTHLITGTVNEVRNEPRVKEAYLGKEEEEEQAA from the coding sequence ATGGCCAACGACATCATTCTGGAAACCGAATCCCTCAGCAAACACTGGGGCGGCATCAAGGCGCTCAACGACATCTCGCTGCAGTTCCGGGACTGTCAGCTGCACGGCGTGGTCGGCCCCAACGGCGCCGGCAAGAGCACCCTACTGAACATGCTGTGCGGCACTCTGACCCCCACCAGCGGCTGCATCTTCCACAAGGGCGACCGCATCGACGGCATGAAGCCCTGGAAATTCGTCCGACGCGGCATCGGTCGCAGCTTTCAGAAGACCAACATCTACACCGAGGTCACCTGCCTGGAGAACTGCGCGGTGGCGGCCCAGCGCCGGTTCACCGGCAGTTTCAACCTGTTCGCCTCCCGGCACGCCAACCGGCTGGTGCGGGAAGCAGCGGAAAAGGCGCTGTGCCAGGTCGGGCTGGAAAAACGCATGCACACGGTGGCGGCGGAGATCTCCTACGGCGAGCAGCGCCAGCTGGAGCTGGCCATGGTCCTGGCCACCGACCCCTGCATCCTGCTGCTGGACGAACCCATGGCCGGCATGGGCCACGAGGAGTCCCAGCGCATCATCGAACTGCTCAACGAGCTCAAGCAGAGCTACAGCATCGTCCTGGTGGAGCACGACATGGACGCCATCTTCGAGCTGTCGGACCAGCTCACCGTGCTGGACAACGGCACCCACCTGATCACCGGCACGGTGAACGAGGTCCGGAATGAGCCCCGGGTGAAAGAAGCCTACTTGGGTAAGGAAGAAGAAGAGGAGCAAGCGGCATGA
- a CDS encoding ABC transporter ATP-binding protein, which yields MTDSLLEVKNLNTLYGRSHILHDLSFRLDQGQSMSLMGRNGMGKTTTLKSILGIVRPRSGHVYFDGLDISDLPTWKRMRRDIAYVPEGRGMFHNLTVREHLQMAARPDSQGQTGWDFDRVMTTFPRLQERLSNLGTELSGGEQQMLAIGRALVTNPRLMILDEATEGLAPLIRQDIWNVIATIRESGISTLVVDKNIKALKKLCDRHVVLVKGQVHFDGDGAELDANVDKVETALSV from the coding sequence ATGACCGACAGCCTGCTGGAAGTGAAGAATCTCAACACCCTCTACGGTCGCAGCCACATCCTGCACGACCTCTCGTTCCGGCTCGACCAGGGCCAGTCCATGAGCCTGATGGGGCGCAACGGCATGGGCAAGACCACCACGCTCAAGTCGATCCTGGGCATTGTCCGGCCGCGCAGTGGCCACGTCTATTTCGACGGCCTGGACATCAGCGACCTGCCGACCTGGAAACGCATGCGCCGGGACATCGCCTACGTGCCGGAAGGCCGCGGCATGTTCCACAACCTGACCGTGCGCGAGCACCTGCAGATGGCGGCCCGGCCCGACAGCCAAGGCCAGACCGGCTGGGATTTCGACCGGGTGATGACCACCTTCCCGCGCCTTCAGGAGCGGCTGTCGAACCTGGGCACCGAGCTGTCCGGTGGTGAGCAGCAGATGCTGGCGATCGGGCGGGCGCTGGTCACCAACCCGCGGCTGATGATCCTGGACGAGGCCACCGAAGGCCTGGCGCCGCTGATCCGCCAGGACATCTGGAACGTGATCGCCACCATCCGCGAATCCGGCATTTCGACCCTGGTGGTGGACAAGAACATCAAGGCTCTGAAGAAGCTCTGTGACCGCCACGTGGTGCTGGTGAAGGGCCAGGTCCACTTCGACGGCGACGGCGCGGAGCTGGACGCCAACGTGGACAAGGTGGAAA